One part of the Phragmites australis chromosome 3, lpPhrAust1.1, whole genome shotgun sequence genome encodes these proteins:
- the LOC133910629 gene encoding photosystem I P700 chlorophyll a apoprotein A1-like — MENQNEVGKEESPSAGDTSQEEKIVLHMDDDEWGFLYPIQEIPKLNLPEGRAEFSIDFSLYPFAYVPKWVCTSRWAGAGHFSRTIAKGPDTTTWIWNLHADAHDFDSHTGDFEEISRKIISAHFGQLSIIVLWLSGMYFHGARFSNYEAWLSDPTHIGPSAQVVWPILGQEILNGDVGGGFRGIQITSRFFQIWRASGITSELKLYCTAISALIFASLMLFAGWFHYHKAAPKLAWFQDVESMLKHHLAALLGLGSLSWAGHQIHVSLPINQFLDAGVDSKEIPLPHEFLLNFDLLAQLYPSFAEGATPFFTLNWSKYAEFLSFRGGLDPITSGLWLSDIAHHHLAIAILFLIAGHMYRTNWCIGHGLKDILEAHKGPFTGQGHKGLYEILTTSWHSQLSLNLAMLGSTTIVVAHHMYSMPPYPYLATDYVHNFPCSHTTCGLADF; from the exons ATGGAGAATCAGAATGAGGTTGGAAAGGAGGAAAGCCCTTCCGCAGGGGACACCTCCCAAGAGGAAAAGATCGTCCTCCATATGGATGATGACGAGTGGGGGTTCCTCTATCCTATTCAGGAAATCCCCAAACTGAACCTCCCAGAAGGGAGGGCAGAG TTCTCCATTGACTTCTCTCTTTATCCCTTTGCATATGTTCCTAAATGGGTGTGCACCTCCAGATGGGCAGGGGCCGGCCATTTCTCTAGAACAATAGCTAAGGGCCCTGATACTACCACTTGGATCTGGAACCTACATGCTGATGCTCACGATTTCGATAGTCATACCGGTGATTTCGAGGAGATCTCTCGAAAAATCATTAGTGCTCATTTCGGTCAACTCTCCATTATCGTTCTTTGGTTGAGTGGCATGTACTTCCACGGTGCCCGTTTTTCCAATTATGAAGCATGGCTAAGCGATCCTACTCACATTGGACCCAGTGCTCAGGTAGTTTGGCCAATACTAGGGCAAGAAATTTTGAATGGTGATGTAGGCGGGGGTTTCCGAGGAATCCAAATAACCTCCAGGTTTTTTCAGATTTGGCGAGCATCTGGAATAACTAGTGAATTAAAACTCTATTGTACCGCAATCAGTGCATTGATTTTTGCATCGTTAATGCTTTTTGCTGGTTGGTTCCATTATCACAAAGCCGCTCCCAAATTGGCCTGGTTCCAAGATGTAGAATCCATGTTGAAGCACCACTTAGCGGCGTTATTAGGACTTGGGTCTCTTTCTTGGGCGGGACACCAAATCCATGTATCTTTACCGATTAACCAATTTCTCGACGCTGGGGTTGATTCTAAAGAGATACcacttcctcatgaatttctctTGAATTTTGACCTTTTGGCTCAACTTTATCCAAGTTTTGCCGAAGGAGCAACCCCCTTTTTCACCTTGAATTGGTCCAAATACGCAGAATTTCTTAGTTTTCGTGGAGGACTAGATCCAATAACCAGTGGCCTATGGTTGAGCGATATTGCGCACCATCATTTAGCTATTGCTATTCTTTTCCTGATCGCTGGTCATATGTATAGGACCAATTGGTGTATTGGTCATGGACTTAAAGATATTTTAGAGGCTCATAAAGGCCCATTTACAGGACAAGGACATAAGGGTCTCTATGAAATCCTAACAACGTCATGGCATTCTCAATTATCTCTTAACCTGGCTATGCTAGGCTCTACAACTATTGTTGTAGCTCATCATATGTACTCTATGCCCCCCTATCCATACCTAGCTACTGACTATGTACACAACTTTCCTTGTTCACACACCACATGTGGATTGGCGGATTTCTAA
- the LOC133911123 gene encoding large ribosomal subunit protein uL5m-like: MMFPLHFHYKDVLRQDLLLKLNHTNVMEVPGLFEIRLVPKAASDFIIQFGKLAMEILCGQRFIQTQRGPYFKAGKSFRSNPFLGSEKDTGYVSDFARQSVLRGHGMYHFLVRILTIMSMLDSPVEIWENSIKFFMETEFCEFSPELEDHFEIFEHIRGFNVTIVTSAIQKMRLYYCGAAFC; this comes from the coding sequence ATGATGTTTCCACTCCATTTTCATTACAAAGATGTATTACGTCAGGATCTGTTGCTCAAACTGAATCACACCAATGTTATGGAAGTTCCTGGATTGTTTGAAATCAGATTAGTACCAAAAGCAGCCTCTGATTTCATAATCCAATTTGGAAAATTGGCTATGGAGATTTTGTGCGGTCAGAGATTCATACAGACACAAAGGGGCCCTTATTTTAAAGCAGGAAAGTCGTTTCGATCCAATCCATTCTTGGGGTCCGAAAAAGACACTGGATATGTCAGTGACTTTGCACGACAAAGCGTTCTCCGAGGGCATGGAATGTACCATTTTTTGGTCAGAATCTTGACAATAATGTCTATGTTAGATTCTCCAGTCGAAATATGGGAAAACTCCATAAAATTCTTTATGGAAACGGAGTTTTGTGAATTCTCCCCGGAACTGGAAGATCATTTCGAGATCTTCGAGCATATTCGAGGGTTCAATGTGACTATTGTCACTTCGGCAATACAAAAGATGAGACTTTACTACTGTGGAGCGGCTTTTTGCTAA